In a genomic window of Rhodovulum sp. P5:
- a CDS encoding c-type cytochrome, methanol metabolism-related → MNRMGRLLLAVLLTASAGTVAATEGLNGPAAYKEDGRYFTDEGTPVYHIGDDGTVDWATYSGFRRYHSECHVCHGPDGMGSTYAPPLKDAVEQMDYYDFIYIVSNGRENVDTSHKNVMPSFGQNKNVMCYIDDIYVYLKARGDGVLPRGRPPKKEAKADEIRANEDTCLGQS, encoded by the coding sequence ATGAATAGAATGGGACGCCTGCTGCTTGCGGTTCTCCTGACGGCGAGTGCCGGGACCGTGGCGGCGACCGAGGGCCTGAACGGGCCGGCCGCTTACAAGGAAGATGGACGCTATTTCACCGACGAGGGCACGCCCGTGTACCATATCGGTGACGATGGAACGGTCGACTGGGCGACCTATTCGGGGTTTCGCCGCTATCATTCGGAATGCCATGTCTGTCATGGCCCCGACGGCATGGGCTCCACCTACGCGCCGCCGCTGAAGGACGCGGTCGAGCAGATGGATTACTACGACTTCATCTACATCGTCTCGAACGGGCGCGAGAACGTGGATACATCCCACAAGAACGTCATGCCGTCCTTCGGGCAAAACAAGAACGTCATGTGCTATATCGATGATATCTATGTCTATCTGAAGGCTCGGGGTGACGGGGTTCTGCCGCGCGGCCGCCCGCCGAAGAAAGAGGCCAAGGCCGACGAGATCCGGGCGAACGAGGACACCTGCCTTGGTCAGAGCTAG
- a CDS encoding quinoprotein relay system zinc metallohydrolase 2: MFEAVLTLCLAGAEAECRSVLLPGYEAATMADCTAMLADTAPDLDVFGADVIAPGAPRCQPAGPVLDLQEIAPRLWVHKGAIAEPDRVNGGDVSNIAVVIGDASVAVIDTGSARWMGESLWRAVRARTKLPVSHVILTHMHPDHVFGASVFDGARVVGHAGLARALADRQANYLESLASLIGADRLIGTAPPDIDLAIDGKMEIDLGGRVLELSTWPTAHTGNDLTVVDRVSGTLLAGDLVFDGHIPALDGSVTGWQAVLEQMAGQPPVRVVPGHGGPVLPWPAGGAATARYLGVLAADTRAAIADGLRLGAAVERIAQGERDYWQLFDAFNARNATVAYTELEWE, from the coding sequence ATGTTCGAAGCGGTCCTGACCCTGTGCCTTGCGGGGGCCGAGGCCGAATGCCGGTCGGTCCTCTTGCCGGGATACGAAGCAGCGACCATGGCCGACTGCACGGCGATGCTGGCCGATACGGCGCCTGACCTTGACGTATTCGGTGCGGATGTGATCGCGCCGGGTGCGCCCCGCTGCCAACCGGCCGGGCCGGTGCTGGACCTTCAGGAAATCGCGCCGCGCCTATGGGTCCACAAAGGCGCGATTGCAGAGCCTGACCGTGTGAATGGGGGCGATGTCTCCAACATCGCGGTGGTGATCGGCGACGCTTCGGTGGCGGTGATTGATACCGGCAGCGCCCGCTGGATGGGCGAATCCCTGTGGCGGGCGGTCCGGGCGCGGACGAAACTGCCGGTTAGCCATGTCATCCTGACCCATATGCACCCCGACCACGTCTTCGGTGCGTCGGTCTTTGACGGGGCTCGGGTCGTGGGGCACGCGGGGCTGGCCCGCGCGCTGGCGGATCGGCAGGCGAATTATCTGGAAAGCCTGGCCAGCCTGATCGGGGCCGATCGGTTGATCGGGACTGCGCCGCCGGACATCGACCTTGCCATCGATGGCAAGATGGAGATCGATCTGGGCGGGCGGGTGCTGGAACTGTCCACGTGGCCCACGGCCCATACCGGCAACGACCTGACGGTGGTCGACCGGGTCAGCGGAACGCTCCTGGCGGGCGATCTGGTGTTCGATGGTCATATCCCCGCGCTCGACGGGTCGGTCACGGGCTGGCAGGCGGTGCTAGAGCAGATGGCAGGCCAACCGCCCGTGCGGGTTGTGCCCGGGCATGGCGGCCCGGTTTTGCCCTGGCCCGCGGGCGGCGCGGCCACGGCCCGGTATCTGGGCGTTCTGGCCGCCGACACCCGTGCAGCGATTGCCGACGGGCTGCGCCTTGGTGCGGCGGTGGAGCGGATCGCCCAAGGCGAGCGTGACTACTGGCAGCTATTCGACGCGTTCAACGCGCGGAACGCGACGGTGGCCTATACGGAGCTGGAATGGGAGTGA
- the fghA gene encoding S-formylglutathione hydrolase, with protein sequence MDVVSQNRCFDGVQMVCTHPSTCCGTDMTFAVYLPPQAEDGPVPVLWYLSGLTCTHENAMTKGGFQEHAADHGIAVIFPDTSPRGEGVADDEAYDLGQGAGFYVNATRAPWASHFQMYDYVTSELMGLVLDNFPVADRHGITGHSMGGHGALTIALKNPDRYDSVTAFSPIANPTQSDWGRKQLSAYLGDDESTWAEYDASLLLDELGWKDSILIDQGAGDQFLDLLRPEALATVLTRRRQAGQVRMHPGYDHSYFFVSTFAGEHVAWHAERLHG encoded by the coding sequence ATGGATGTCGTGTCGCAAAACCGCTGTTTCGACGGGGTGCAGATGGTCTGCACCCACCCGTCGACATGCTGCGGGACCGATATGACCTTTGCCGTCTATCTGCCGCCGCAGGCAGAGGACGGGCCGGTTCCGGTCCTGTGGTATCTGTCCGGTCTGACCTGTACCCATGAGAACGCGATGACCAAGGGCGGCTTTCAGGAACATGCCGCCGACCATGGCATCGCGGTCATCTTCCCCGATACCTCGCCCCGGGGCGAGGGGGTGGCCGATGACGAAGCCTATGATCTGGGACAGGGGGCGGGGTTTTATGTCAACGCCACCCGCGCCCCGTGGGCGTCGCATTTCCAGATGTATGACTATGTCACATCGGAACTGATGGGGCTGGTGCTGGACAACTTCCCGGTTGCGGACCGGCATGGGATCACCGGGCATTCGATGGGCGGGCACGGCGCCTTGACCATCGCGCTGAAAAACCCCGACCGCTACGACTCGGTCACGGCGTTTTCGCCCATTGCCAACCCCACGCAGTCGGATTGGGGGCGCAAGCAACTGTCTGCCTATCTGGGGGACGATGAATCCACCTGGGCGGAGTACGATGCCAGCCTGCTGCTGGACGAGTTGGGGTGGAAGGACTCCATCCTGATCGACCAGGGGGCCGGCGACCAGTTCCTGGACCTGCTGCGGCCGGAGGCGCTGGCTACGGTTTTGACCCGGCGGCGGCAGGCCGGTCAGGTGCGCATGCATCCGGGCTATGATCACAGCTATTTCTTCGTGTCGACCTTTGCCGGCGAGCATGTCGCTTGGCATGCGGAGCGGTTGCACGGATGA
- a CDS encoding S-(hydroxymethyl)glutathione dehydrogenase/class III alcohol dehydrogenase: MRTRAAVAWKAGEPLEVTEVELDGPREGEVLVEIKATGLCHTDEFTRSGADPEGIFPSILGHEGAGVVVDTGPGVTSVKKGDHVIPLYTPECRECEYCLNPKTNLCQSIRSTQGQGLMPDGTSRFKTLDGDQLFHYMGCSTFSNFTVMPEIALAKIRPDAPFDKVCYIGCGVTTGVGAVVNTAKAEPGCRAVVFGLGGIGLNVIQGLRMIGADQIVGVDLNNSKREMAERFGMTDFVNPSEVEGDLVPYLVDLTKGGADYSFDCTGNVNVMRAALECAHKGWGESIIIGVAPAGAEISTRPFQLVTGRTWKGTAFGGARGRTDVPKIVDWYMQGKIEIDPLITHTLTLDEINKGFDLMHSGESIRSVVIY; the protein is encoded by the coding sequence ATGAGAACGCGTGCCGCGGTGGCCTGGAAGGCCGGCGAGCCCCTTGAGGTGACCGAAGTCGAACTTGACGGTCCGCGAGAGGGCGAGGTTCTGGTCGAGATCAAGGCAACCGGGCTTTGCCATACGGATGAATTTACCCGCTCCGGGGCCGACCCGGAAGGGATCTTCCCCTCCATCCTCGGGCATGAGGGTGCGGGCGTGGTGGTCGATACAGGCCCCGGCGTGACCAGCGTGAAGAAGGGCGACCATGTCATCCCGCTTTACACGCCGGAATGCCGCGAATGCGAATACTGCCTTAACCCCAAGACCAACCTGTGTCAGTCGATCCGGTCCACCCAGGGCCAGGGGCTGATGCCGGACGGAACCTCGCGGTTCAAGACGCTCGATGGCGATCAGCTATTCCATTACATGGGCTGCTCGACCTTCTCCAACTTCACGGTCATGCCCGAGATCGCGCTGGCCAAGATCCGTCCGGACGCACCCTTTGACAAGGTCTGTTACATCGGCTGTGGCGTGACCACCGGCGTGGGTGCGGTGGTCAACACCGCGAAAGCCGAACCGGGCTGCCGCGCGGTGGTATTTGGCCTTGGTGGGATCGGGCTGAACGTGATCCAGGGGCTGCGGATGATCGGGGCAGACCAGATCGTCGGCGTGGATCTCAACAACTCCAAGCGCGAGATGGCCGAACGCTTCGGCATGACCGATTTCGTCAATCCGTCCGAGGTCGAGGGCGATCTGGTGCCCTACCTGGTCGATCTGACGAAGGGTGGGGCCGACTACAGCTTTGACTGCACGGGCAATGTCAACGTCATGCGGGCCGCGCTGGAATGCGCGCACAAGGGCTGGGGCGAAAGCATCATCATCGGCGTGGCGCCCGCAGGGGCAGAGATTTCCACCCGGCCGTTCCAACTGGTCACGGGGCGGACGTGGAAAGGCACGGCCTTCGGCGGCGCCCGCGGTCGGACCGATGTGCCCAAGATCGTCGACTGGTACATGCAGGGCAAGATCGAGATCGACCCGCTGATCACGCACACGCTGACGCTGGACGAGATCAACAAGGGCTTCGATCTGATGCATTCGGGCGAGAGTATCCGCTCGGTCGTGATCTACTGA
- the xoxF5 gene encoding lanthanide-dependent methanol dehydrogenase XoxF5 encodes MKKLLALTSGVALCASGALANEGLQDLMSDPGTWAIQMGNYANHRYSELDQINAENVGDLKVAWTFSTGVLRGHEGSPLVVGDTMYLHTPFPNIVYALDLANDGRIKWKYEPKQDTSVIPVMCCDTVNRGVAYADGKIILHQADTTVVALDSETGEVIWSVKNGDPSRGETNTATVLPVKDKVIVGISGGEFGVRGSVTAYNLETGEREWRAYSMGPDSDTLMDPENTTHLGKPVGADSGTATWEGDQWKIGGGTTWGWYSYDPDLNLVYYGSGNPSTWNPAQRPGDNRWSMTIFARDADTGMAKWVYQMTPHDEWDFDGINEMILTEQEVDGEMRKLLTHFDRNGLAYTLDRTNGELLVAEKYDPAVNWTTGVDMDPASDTYGRPAVVAEYSTEQNGEDVNSTGICPAALGSKDQQPASYSPKTNLFYVPTNHVCMDYEPFRVSYTAGQPYVGATLAMYPAPDSHGGMGNFIAWDGVEGEIKWSIPEQFSVWSGALSTAGDVVFYGTLEGYLKAVSADTGDELFRFKTPSGIIGNVMTYEHDGKQYVGILSGVGGWAGIGLAAGLTNPNDGLGAVGGYAALSDYTALGGQLTVFELPD; translated from the coding sequence ATGAAGAAGCTCTTGGCTTTGACATCCGGGGTCGCACTTTGCGCAAGCGGTGCGCTGGCAAACGAAGGCCTTCAGGACCTGATGAGCGATCCGGGCACCTGGGCGATCCAGATGGGCAACTATGCCAATCATCGCTATTCCGAACTTGACCAGATCAATGCCGAAAATGTCGGTGATCTGAAGGTGGCGTGGACCTTCTCGACCGGTGTGCTGCGCGGGCATGAGGGGTCGCCGCTGGTGGTCGGCGACACGATGTACCTGCACACGCCGTTCCCGAACATCGTCTATGCCCTTGACCTTGCCAATGACGGCCGGATCAAGTGGAAGTACGAGCCCAAGCAGGACACCAGCGTCATCCCCGTGATGTGCTGTGACACGGTCAACCGCGGTGTGGCCTATGCCGATGGCAAGATCATCCTGCACCAGGCCGATACCACCGTTGTCGCCCTCGACTCCGAAACCGGCGAAGTGATCTGGTCGGTCAAGAACGGCGACCCGTCCCGCGGCGAGACCAACACCGCGACGGTTCTGCCGGTCAAGGACAAGGTGATCGTCGGCATCTCGGGCGGCGAATTCGGCGTCCGCGGCTCGGTCACGGCCTACAATCTTGAAACCGGAGAGCGGGAGTGGCGCGCCTATTCGATGGGCCCGGACAGCGACACGCTGATGGACCCGGAAAACACTACCCATCTGGGCAAGCCCGTGGGCGCGGATTCCGGTACCGCGACCTGGGAAGGCGACCAGTGGAAGATCGGCGGCGGCACCACCTGGGGCTGGTATTCCTACGATCCGGACCTGAACCTCGTCTATTACGGCTCCGGCAACCCCTCCACCTGGAACCCCGCACAACGCCCCGGCGACAACCGCTGGTCGATGACCATCTTCGCGCGTGACGCCGATACCGGCATGGCCAAGTGGGTCTACCAGATGACGCCCCATGACGAGTGGGACTTCGACGGCATCAACGAGATGATCCTGACCGAGCAGGAAGTCGATGGCGAGATGCGCAAGCTTCTGACCCATTTCGACCGGAACGGTCTGGCCTATACGCTTGACCGCACCAATGGCGAACTGCTGGTGGCCGAGAAATACGACCCGGCGGTGAACTGGACCACCGGCGTCGATATGGACCCCGCGTCCGACACCTATGGCCGTCCGGCCGTGGTGGCCGAGTATTCGACCGAGCAGAACGGCGAGGACGTCAACTCCACCGGGATCTGCCCGGCCGCACTTGGCTCCAAGGACCAGCAGCCGGCATCCTATTCGCCCAAGACGAACCTGTTCTACGTGCCGACGAACCATGTCTGCATGGATTACGAGCCGTTCCGGGTGAGCTACACCGCCGGTCAGCCCTATGTCGGTGCAACCCTTGCGATGTATCCCGCGCCGGACAGCCATGGCGGCATGGGCAACTTCATCGCCTGGGACGGTGTCGAGGGCGAGATCAAGTGGTCGATCCCCGAGCAGTTCTCTGTCTGGTCGGGCGCGCTGTCGACGGCGGGCGACGTGGTCTTCTACGGCACGCTCGAAGGCTACCTGAAGGCCGTCAGCGCCGATACCGGGGACGAGCTGTTCCGCTTCAAGACGCCCTCTGGGATCATCGGCAACGTGATGACCTACGAACATGACGGCAAGCAGTATGTCGGCATCCTGTCGGGCGTCGGCGGCTGGGCGGGCATCGGTCTTGCGGCCGGTCTGACCAACCCCAATGACGGTCTTGGCGCGGTGGGCGGCTATGCCGCGCTCAGCGACTACACCGCGCTTGGCGGTCAGCTCACCGTGTTCGAACTGCCCGACTGA